The genomic window GGAGACCCGCTTCCCCAGATGGTGACCTCTGAAGATCCGGCCACTTTCGCCTCATGGAATTTGCGAATCAGCGCCGGGAGGACATGGGAAGTTTCAAGGTCGAAGTTATCACCGGGTCCATAGAGATTGGTCGGCATCACAGAAACAAAATTCGCCCCATATTGGCGACGATAGGCCTGGCACATCTTGATCCCGGCAATCTTGGCAATCGCATACGGCTCATTCGTCGGCTCCAGAGGCCCTGTCAACAGGGCTTCTTCCGACATCGGCTGTGGGGCAAGCTTGGGGTAGATACAGGAGGACCCAAGAAAAAGGAGCTTCTTCACGCCGGAGACATAAGACTGGTGTATCACACAGGTCTGAATGACAAGATTACTGTAGATAAATTCAGCCGGGACGCTCGCGTTTGCATGGATCCCCCCAACCTTGGCCGCCGCGAGAAAGACATACTCCGGGCGCTCCTTTTCAAAAAAGAGACGCACCTGCGCCTGTTCACAGAGATCCACCTCCTGCCGGGTCCGCACGATGAGATTCGAAAACCCCTCCTGCCCGAGCTGTCGATAAATTGCTCCCCCGACAAGCCCTCGATGACCGGCAATATAGATTTTCGAGTTTTTGTTCATCTCCCGCTACCCCTCTACACCCTTCTGTTCAGGACCTTGTGTCCTGCATCCCGCAAGGTCTTCTCCTGCCTTGCAAGCTCCAGATCATTTTCCAGCATCATCGCTACCAATGCGTCCAGATCCACGGTTGGTTTCCAATCTAGCTTCTCTTGCGCCTTGCCAGGATCTCCCAGCAGAATATCCACCTCTGTCGGGCGAAAGTATCTCTCATCTTTTTCTACATAATCCTGCCACTTGAGATCCAATCGCTCAAAAACCCGCTCTATAAACTCCCGGACCGAATGGGTTTTTCCTGTCGCAATCACATAATCATCCGGCTCAGACTGCTGCAGCATCCGCCACATCGCCTCGACATAATCCCCCGCAAAACCCCAGTCCCTTTTCGCCTCAAGATTCCCGAGGTAGAGCTTCTGTTGCAGCCCGAGCTTTATCCGCGCCGCCGCCCGCGTGATCTTCCGGGTCACAAAGGTCTCCCCCCGCCTGGGGGATTCATGATTGAAAAGAATGCCGTTGCAGGCAAAGAGGCCATAGGCCTCACGATAGTTGACCGTCATCCAATGGGCAAAGACCTTCGCCACCCCATAAGGGCTACGGGGATAAAACGGTGTCGTTTCCCGTTGCGGGACCTCATGGACTTTTCCATACATTTCAGACGATCCCGCCTGATAGTACTTTACCCTCTGCCCCCTTCGCTGCTCAAAATCACGAACTGCCTCCAGAAGCCGCAATGTCCCCATCGCCACAGCATCGGCTGTATACTCCGGCTGATCGAAGGAAACCCGCACATGCGACTGCGCCCCAAGATTATAGACCTCCTGCGGGGAGACCTGCTCCAAGAGCCGTCTCAAGCCCGTCCCGTCGGTCAAATCCCCATGATGCAGGAAGAACCTTGTCGAACTCTGGTGAGGATCCTGATAGAGATGCTCGACCCGGTCGGTATTAAAGGTGGATGCCCGTCTAATGATCCCATGGACCATATATCCTTTTTCAAGTAACAGTTCAGAAAGGTACGAACCGTCCTGGCCCGTTACCCCGGTGATTAGCGCGATTTTCATACTGCTATTCCTTTCTCAAACAACAAATTCTGTTTATCGATATGCCGAATCATGATTCGCGAATGCGCCTCTTTTTCTA from Candidatus Manganitrophaceae bacterium includes these protein-coding regions:
- a CDS encoding GDP-L-fucose synthase, with product MNKNSKIYIAGHRGLVGGAIYRQLGQEGFSNLIVRTRQEVDLCEQAQVRLFFEKERPEYVFLAAAKVGGIHANASVPAEFIYSNLVIQTCVIHQSYVSGVKKLLFLGSSCIYPKLAPQPMSEEALLTGPLEPTNEPYAIAKIAGIKMCQAYRRQYGANFVSVMPTNLYGPGDNFDLETSHVLPALIRKFHEAKVAGSSEVTIWGSGSPRREFLFVDDLADACIFLMERYDASEIVNIGVGEDIRIRDLAELVRRVVGFQGDIITDPSKPDGTPRKLLDVSRLHALGWKARFSLPEGLVKTYQWYLEHGVCI
- the gmd gene encoding GDP-mannose 4,6-dehydratase translates to MKIALITGVTGQDGSYLSELLLEKGYMVHGIIRRASTFNTDRVEHLYQDPHQSSTRFFLHHGDLTDGTGLRRLLEQVSPQEVYNLGAQSHVRVSFDQPEYTADAVAMGTLRLLEAVRDFEQRRGQRVKYYQAGSSEMYGKVHEVPQRETTPFYPRSPYGVAKVFAHWMTVNYREAYGLFACNGILFNHESPRRGETFVTRKITRAAARIKLGLQQKLYLGNLEAKRDWGFAGDYVEAMWRMLQQSEPDDYVIATGKTHSVREFIERVFERLDLKWQDYVEKDERYFRPTEVDILLGDPGKAQEKLDWKPTVDLDALVAMMLENDLELARQEKTLRDAGHKVLNRRV